Proteins encoded within one genomic window of Acidiferrobacter thiooxydans:
- a CDS encoding DUF4338 domain-containing protein, with protein sequence MALNRMHADGLITLPPPRNPKPVTYRSYPDIEQAVCEPAVIPAIDLATLTIDPVLGRAESRLWNAYIERHHYLGHTLMPGAQLRYFVRAQGQIVAALGFGASAWKVKPRDQAIGWTVDQRQRNLHLIVNNARFLILPWIHCPNLASRILALVSRRLPDDWHARYSYRPVLLETFVEKPRFTGTCYKAANWQNLGDTQGRGKLDVLHRHAKPVKSIWIYPLVRDFRRHLCNA encoded by the coding sequence GTGGCCCTCAACCGCATGCACGCCGATGGGCTGATCACACTGCCCCCGCCGCGCAACCCCAAGCCCGTCACCTACCGGTCCTATCCGGACATCGAACAGGCGGTTTGCGAACCCGCCGTCATCCCGGCCATCGATCTCGCTACGCTCACCATTGATCCGGTCCTCGGCAGAGCCGAATCGCGGCTGTGGAACGCCTATATCGAACGCCACCACTACCTCGGGCATACCCTCATGCCCGGGGCGCAACTGCGCTACTTCGTACGCGCCCAAGGCCAGATCGTCGCGGCCCTGGGCTTCGGGGCCAGCGCCTGGAAGGTCAAGCCCCGCGATCAGGCCATCGGCTGGACGGTCGATCAGCGGCAACGCAATCTGCACCTGATCGTCAACAATGCCCGTTTCCTTATTCTGCCGTGGATCCATTGCCCAAACTTGGCCTCACGGATCCTGGCCTTGGTCAGCCGCCGACTCCCCGACGACTGGCACGCCCGCTACAGCTATCGCCCGGTTCTGCTCGAAACCTTCGTCGAGAAGCCGCGCTTTACCGGTACCTGCTACAAGGCGGCCAACTGGCAAAACCTTGGGGATACTCAAGGGCGCGGTAAGCTCGACGTCTTGCATCGCCACGCAAAGCCCGTCAAAAGTATCTGGATCTATCCGCTCGTGCGGGACTTTCGCCGGCATCTCTGCAACGCATAA
- a CDS encoding IS4 family transposase: MQKSRRCGDPDVRAIMEAGTESVEWVRQEFARADLSDKRLDRRLVKTAEYLAQSPGSPINEACGNWASTQAAYRLFNNAKASAAGILKPHWEATAARMAGCGGAVLVMQDTVFFSYGRHVRTRGLGPIGKSNAAHDRGLIMHNALAFTTSGVPLGIVSQSIWARGEIPEEDYQEKIERLQVTAIEEKESAKWLIALKETVERAPAGVPVVTVADRESDFFEFLTRAQDLQAHYLIRARTDRKLVPEDSAGCTRMLEALSDAPAWGSMTIEVPGNGSRKARTAAIEVRTAEVTIQPPPRRGAAQTSGSSEPVTVTLIGATESSPPAGVEPISWVLLTNLIVKDFASATEKVRWYGRRWGIEIWHKVLKSGCKVEDCLLEEALRLKRYLTLFSIIGVRLMHVTYLARAHPDRPATEVFSEEEVEALHIRVTRALPPAGPAPTLRDMVRMLGRLGGHLGRKGDGEPGVTVLWRGWTSLYETVETLRAHKHVLSPRDSS, from the coding sequence GTGCAAAAGTCGAGGCGTTGTGGGGATCCGGATGTGCGGGCGATCATGGAGGCCGGCACAGAGTCGGTCGAGTGGGTGAGACAAGAGTTTGCCCGCGCCGACCTCTCCGATAAACGCCTGGATCGTCGCTTGGTGAAAACTGCGGAATATCTCGCCCAATCTCCCGGCTCGCCGATCAATGAAGCGTGCGGCAATTGGGCCAGTACGCAAGCGGCGTATCGGCTGTTCAATAATGCCAAGGCGAGCGCGGCGGGGATCCTCAAACCCCATTGGGAAGCGACGGCCGCGCGCATGGCCGGCTGCGGGGGTGCGGTGCTGGTGATGCAGGACACGGTCTTCTTCTCCTACGGCCGGCACGTCAGGACTCGGGGCCTCGGACCGATTGGCAAGAGCAACGCCGCGCATGACCGGGGCCTCATCATGCATAACGCACTGGCCTTCACCACCTCGGGCGTGCCGCTCGGGATCGTGAGCCAAAGCATCTGGGCGCGCGGGGAGATCCCGGAGGAAGACTATCAGGAGAAGATCGAGCGCCTGCAGGTCACGGCGATCGAGGAAAAAGAGAGCGCGAAATGGCTTATTGCGCTCAAAGAGACGGTCGAGCGGGCGCCCGCGGGCGTGCCGGTCGTCACCGTGGCCGACCGCGAATCGGACTTCTTCGAGTTCTTGACACGCGCCCAGGACCTGCAGGCGCACTATCTCATCCGCGCGCGCACCGACCGCAAGCTCGTGCCCGAAGACAGCGCGGGCTGCACGCGGATGCTCGAGGCGTTGAGCGATGCCCCGGCATGGGGGAGCATGACGATTGAGGTTCCTGGCAACGGCAGTCGTAAGGCGCGCACGGCGGCGATCGAGGTGCGCACAGCCGAGGTCACGATCCAGCCCCCACCGCGCCGTGGGGCGGCCCAGACGTCCGGCTCCAGCGAGCCTGTGACCGTCACCCTGATCGGGGCGACCGAGTCGTCCCCGCCGGCCGGGGTGGAGCCGATCAGCTGGGTGTTGCTCACAAATCTCATCGTCAAAGACTTCGCGTCCGCCACCGAGAAGGTGCGGTGGTATGGGCGGCGCTGGGGCATCGAGATCTGGCATAAGGTGCTCAAATCCGGCTGCAAGGTCGAGGACTGCCTGCTCGAGGAGGCCTTGCGCCTCAAGCGCTATCTGACGCTTTTCAGCATCATCGGCGTGCGCCTGATGCATGTGACCTACCTGGCCCGCGCGCACCCGGATCGGCCGGCCACCGAGGTGTTCTCCGAGGAGGAGGTCGAAGCGCTGCATATCCGCGTCACGCGGGCATTGCCCCCCGCAGGTCCTGCCCCGACGCTGCGCGACATGGTGCGCATGCTGGGCCGGCTCGGCGGCCACTTGGGCCGCAAGGGGGATGGCGAACCCGGCGTCACCGTGCTCTGGCGCGGCTGGACGAGTCTTTACGAGACGGTCGAGACACTGCGTGCCCATAAACATGTCCTCAGCCCGCGCGACTCGAGCTGA
- the glgP gene encoding alpha-glucan family phosphorylase, translated as MPGTRYPLEVQPLIPQRLARLTELAADLLYSWNRSIRALFVRLDPRLWEQCGRNPKLMLRRVAQSRLDEAAADPLFLEEYQRALSIYDTYHAVRLSSKRTDIDPRTDLVAYFCAEFGLHESLQIYSGGLGILAGDHCKAASDLGLPFVAVGLLYRQGYFTQTIDAQGNQIVGTAPALLADLPVTPVCDHEGHELRVSVTLPGGLVALKVWRVAAGRIRLYLLDSDVPENTSADRGITCQLYGGDRDTRLRQEIVLGIGGVRALRALGLAPTVWHINEGHPAFQIIERIRELTTQGQDFDSAMEVVAAGTVFTTHTPVPAGHDIFDQELFGRYLEPYVADLGITLDELKSLGSSPFYYTHLSVNKA; from the coding sequence GTGCCCGGTACCCGTTATCCCCTGGAAGTCCAGCCGCTCATTCCGCAAAGATTGGCGCGCCTCACAGAGCTCGCAGCTGACCTTCTCTACAGCTGGAACCGATCCATCCGCGCGCTGTTCGTGCGCCTCGACCCGAGACTCTGGGAGCAGTGCGGGCGCAACCCCAAACTCATGCTGCGCCGTGTCGCGCAATCGCGGCTCGACGAGGCCGCGGCGGATCCGCTGTTTCTGGAGGAGTATCAGCGCGCCCTGTCCATATACGACACCTACCACGCCGTGCGCCTGTCCTCCAAACGGACGGACATCGACCCGCGGACCGATCTTGTCGCCTACTTTTGCGCCGAATTCGGTCTCCACGAGAGCCTGCAGATCTACTCCGGCGGCCTTGGCATACTGGCCGGCGACCACTGCAAGGCGGCAAGCGACCTGGGCCTCCCGTTCGTCGCCGTGGGTCTCCTGTACCGGCAGGGGTACTTCACCCAGACCATAGACGCGCAGGGTAACCAGATCGTCGGCACCGCGCCGGCCTTGCTCGCTGATCTCCCGGTGACGCCGGTGTGCGACCATGAGGGGCATGAGCTGCGGGTGTCGGTCACCCTTCCCGGGGGCCTTGTGGCACTTAAGGTGTGGCGCGTGGCGGCCGGGCGCATCCGCCTCTATCTGCTCGACAGCGATGTCCCAGAAAACACTAGCGCCGACCGTGGCATCACCTGCCAACTCTACGGTGGCGACCGCGACACCCGGTTGCGTCAGGAGATCGTCCTGGGCATAGGCGGCGTACGCGCGCTGCGCGCGTTGGGTCTTGCGCCCACCGTCTGGCATATCAACGAGGGCCACCCCGCCTTCCAGATCATAGAGCGTATCCGCGAACTCACGACCCAAGGCCAGGATTTCGACAGCGCCATGGAGGTCGTGGCGGCCGGCACGGTGTTCACCACCCATACACCCGTACCTGCCGGCCATGACATCTTCGACCAGGAACTGTTCGGGCGCTACCTCGAACCCTATGTCGCCGATCTTGGGATCACCCTGGATGAACTGAAGTCTTTGGGATCGAGCCCTTTCTATTACACACATCTTTCTGTCAACAAAGCATGA